The genomic region TTATTTCAAGATCTTAGCATTAATGTAGATGATCacaaagaaaataaaaagaataatagtaataataatattaatatagatgagaagaagaaaagtgatgcttatataaaaaatgatgtGTTAATAGAACAATATAGGGACAATATTAATCTAGAAATTCGGGGAGGGAATAATTTTGATGAAAAGTGGAAAaatttaacatatatagTTTGGAAAAATTCTATTTATTCTAATATAGTTCCAATACATCTTGACTTGTATTCATTGAATACATTCATGcttatagaaaaaaaagaatcaTACGATATGgctttattattttataataatttgtaCGGAATAGATAATGAAAACTTTTATCTTTCTCAAGACATAACAGATGTATTATCCGAAGGAAAACAGATAACTGGTTCAAATAAAGGATCTTTGATTTTAAGTTGTCCTGTTGGGTATATAAAAAGCACTGGTCTGATTTTCGTTTACGACAGTTCTGAGAAATTAAAAACTAATAAAAGTAAGGACCccaaaataaaaatatatccaTGTACTAATAAAGGGCAATATGATATTGCTTGCTCATATATAAcaaagaagaaaaatattataacattCGGATGGATATACTGTGTAAAgcataattttattaaatttgaaacgatttatcaaaataatgataatattatatataaggaCGGTAAAACATTTATGAGCCTTACCTGCACCGAAGGAAATACCATAGCTTTCGGttttaaaatgaaattaaaaaagttggaaaaattagaaaagttaaaaataaaaccaTGTACTATTGGAGATGATCAGTGtactattaataatatcaaaAGAAATTCCGATTATTTACTATGGGGCTTTTGTGTACCTTCATCTTTTCGTAGTCTTTCTTCTTTACAATTAACCTACATTCATGATGATACTATACAAAATGATATACGAGGAGCTTGTTCAgatgtatatattaataaatacgataatatttttctagGTTTTACTTTCTCCTTTGATAATAGATTTGAACAAGTAAAAACGGAACCCTGTGAAAGCCAATCCAAATATTGTTTTCATATAATACcaaaaaagaagaaaatgtattatgttgggatgtttttattatgtagATTTGATGGGAACACGAATAGAAAgtttacatataaataaaaagaaaagtgTCATATgatatcatatattttataattattattattttttaatattttttcatttacataatatgtttttattaacataacatatatatatatatatatatatatttatatatttatatatttatatatatttttttttttttNNNNNNNNNNNNNNNNNNNNNNNNNNNNNNNNNNNNNNNNNNNNNNNNNNNNNNNNNNNNNNNNNNNNNNNNNNNNNNNNNNNNNNNNNNNNNNNNNNNNTTATGAAAATTATGTGATTTCATTtttgcatatatataatatgaaatttTAATAACCAAAAAAGTcgtaataatataaatgtactttattaattaaaagaaaaatatatgtatttatatatatatatatatatatatatatatatatatatatatatatatatattcatttatat from Plasmodium reichenowi strain SY57 chromosome 8, whole genome shotgun sequence harbors:
- a CDS encoding perforin-like protein 4; this translates as MMTFSNYLFNILIVCYLFIYIGSFSICHDITNDEKTNEIFSKYLGKGYDILFGYPLPNNELIDDPGFKEVIIDTQLSIDNISNYICKKEEYVDVIEDINDIGYLGMQKINIDDLDNRIKPFSASMPYKSYFADLEIKKKKYALAQNMCVLNYATYDLKESGKNINKDFVLDIEKLPILTKNQMKLCTKVLYMNNNLHCSEGIKSWMKFFEKYGTHVVLSAHFGGMSFNTMEITKRKIEEIKIYKYKYSLWNNPYLNIFKSGSLFQDLSINVDDHKENKKNNSNNNINIDEKKKSDAYIKNDVLIEQYRDNINLEIRGGNNFDEKWKNLTYIVWKNSIYSNIVPIHLDLYSLNTFMLIEKKESYDMALLFYNNLYGIDNENFYLSQDITDVLSEGKQITGSNKGSLILSCPVGYIKSTGLIFVYDSSEKLKTNKSKDPKIKIYPCTNKGQYDIACSYITKKKNIITFGWIYCVKHNFIKFETIYQNNDNIIYKDGKTFMSLTCTEGNTIAFGFKMKLKKLEKLEKLKIKPCTIGDDQCTINNIKRNSDYLLWGFCVPSSFRSLSSLQLTYIHDDTIQNDIRGACSDVYINKYDNIFLGFTFSFDNRFEQVKTEPCESQSKYCFHIIPKKKKMYYVGMFLLCRFDGNTNRKFTYK